In Gracilibacillus salitolerans, the sequence AATTCCCTCGCTTTCCATTTGACAAGTTTGTGTTGGGTAACCGTACCCTTGGTACCCAAATGAAAGCAACAGGGGAAGTCATGGCTATCGGTCGTAATTTCGAAGAGTCTTTACTTAAAGGCATTCGCTCATTAGATATAAGTGGCGACGATTTCTATTTAGCTAAATTAGAAGATCATTCCCTTGAACTGTTAAAAGACCGTTTAGTACATGCTGATGATGAACGTATCTATGTATTAGCAGAAGTGTTGCGAAAAGGCATATCCATTGAAGAAATTTTCCAATTAACGAAAATTGATCGCTTCTTCTTGGAAAAATTGAAAAAAATTATTGATTTTGAATTAAAATTAGCAGATATTCCACAAAACCTTGATCTTTTAAAGGAAGCCAAGAAATTAGGCTTGTCGGATACACACATTGCCCGTATCTGGAATGTTGATGTAGACGAAATTTATCAGCTTAGAAAAACAGAAAATATTTTACCAGTTTATAAGATGGTAGATACGTGTGCAGCGGAGTTTGAATCGGAAACACCTTACTTCTACAGTGCATATGAAGAAGAAAATGAATCAGTAGTAACTGATCGTCGTAAAGTTTTAGTTATCGGTTCAGGTCCAATCCGGATTGGTCAGGGGATTGAATTTGATTATGCTACGGTCCACTCTGTGCTGGCATTAAAAGAGGCAGGCTATGAAGCGATCATTATGAATAGTAATCCAGAGACGGTTTCAACCGATTTTAGTGTTTCTGACAAACTATACTTTGAACCATTAACATTAGAAGATGTTATGCATGTCATTGATTTAGAAAAACCAGAAGGAGTTATTGTTCAATTTGGTGGTCAAACAGCTATTAATCTAGCAGAAGGGTTAGAACGCCGTGGTGTGAGAATCCTGGGAACTCCACTTGCTGCGATCGATACAGCTGAGGACCGTGATAAATTTGAACAACTTTTACAAGAGTTAAACATTCCACAACCACAAGGGAAAAGTGTACGACAATTAGATCAAGCAAAAGAAGTAGCATCTTCGATCGGTTATCCTGTTTTAGTACGTCCATCGTATGTTATTGGTGGCAGTCAGATGGAAATTGTCTACAGTGAAGATGAGTTAGAGAGCTATTTAGCGAAAACGAACCATATTAAGCATAAGCATCCAGTTTTAATCGATAAGTATTTAACAGGAATTGAAGTAGAAGTAGATGCGATCAGTGATGGAGAAACAACGATCATCCCTGGGGTAATGGAACACATTGAACGTGCCGGCGTGCACTCTGGTGACTCGATTGCTGTCTATCCTGCGCAGCGATTATCAGAGGATATTAAACAGAAATGTGTAGATATTACGATTAATATTGCAGAAAAATTAGGTGTAAAAGGGCTGATTAATATTCAGTTTGTCGTGCACCACAATGAAGTGTATGTATTAGAAGTAAACCCAAGAGCAAGTCGTACTATTCCTTTTTTAAGTAAGATAACAGGTGTAACAATGGCCAATATTGCAACACGTTGTATTATTGGAGAATCACTGGCAAATATGGACTATCAAAAAGGGTTGTTGCCAGAGCCGGAAACAGTTTCTGTCAAAGTACCTGTATTCTCCTTTGAAAAATTACGCAGTGTTGATACCATGCTTGGACCTGAAATGAAATCAACAGGAGAAGCAATCGGACGTGACAGAACATTAGAAAAAGCATTATACAAAGGTCTAACTGCTTCAGGGTTAAAAATCCCGATGGAAGGAGCAATCCTGATTACCATTGCTGATAAAGATAAGGCAGAAGCATCAGAAATTGCTAAACGATTCTTTGAGCTAGGCTTCCACCTCTATGCAACAGAGGGAACAGCTAAAACGATTAGAGAATTAAATATCCCTGTAACAGAAGTTGGTAAAGTTGGAGCAGAAGGTAAGAATGTAATCTCCATTATTGAGCAAGGAGAAGTTCAAGTCGTTATTAATACTCTTACTTCTGGTAAGAAACCACGTTCAGACGGTTTTAGAATTCGTCGTGAAGCAGTAGAACATGGTATTCCATGTTTAACAAGCTTAGATACAGCAGAAGCAATCGTTAATGTGATTGATTCAACAACATTTACTGCAAAGCCAGCAGTAGAAGGGAAGGCGATTGTACTGTGATAACTAAACAATTGCTGGAAATAAAAAGTCATATGCAAATTGCAGAAGACACTTTTGAAATTGTTTTGCAATCACCTTTGGCAAAAGAATTAAAACCTGGCCAATTTGTGCATATCGCCTTAACGAATCATATGTTACGCAGACCGGTTTCTGTCGCAGGTATAGACGCCCAAGCGGAAACTTTTACGATCATCTTTAAAATATTTGGGGAAGGAACGCGTGAACTAAGTAAATTTCAGACAGGAGATTCGCTTGATGTGATCTTACCATGCGGGTCCTACTACCCAATTGATCAATTAGAAATAGATCATGCAATGATAGTAGGTGGGGGGATTGGAGTTCCTCCGCTCTACTATCTTGCTAAAACGCTCAAGGAAAACGGAGTAAAAGTGACAAACATCCTTGGTTTCCAATCAAAAAATCAAATATTTTATGAAGAAAAATTTCAGGCATTAGGTGACACGTATATTGCAACAAACGATGGCAGTTATGGAACAAAAGGTTTTGTCACTGATATTATTAATGAATTAAATCCAGCTTTCGATTACTTTTTCTCTTGTGGACCAACCCCAATGTTAAAGGCAGTTTCGAGTCAATTAGAGGGGCATAAAGGCTACATTTCTTTAGAAGAAAGAATGGGATGTGGAGTTGGTACATGTTATGCATGTGTTGTACCTTTGAAAGAAGATCCTTCGAAATCGAAAAAAATATGTAAGGATGGTCCAGTATTTTCAGCAAATGAGGTGATCTTAGCATGAATTTAACCACAAGATTACCTGGTTTAACTTTAAAAAACCCTGTCATGCCTGCTTCTGGTTGTTTTGGCTTCGGCAAGGAATACAGTCAGTTTTACGATTTAAGTGAACTGGGGGCAATTATCGTCAAAGCTGCAACAGGTGAAGCAAGATACGGGAATCCGACACCACGAGTAGCCGAAACTTCAAGTGGTATGTTAAATGCAATTGGACTGCAAAATCCAGGTGTTGAAAAAATTATAGACGAAGAATTACCTTTTTTACGATCATATGATACCCCTGTTATAGCAAATGTTGCAGGTAGTACGGTAGAGGAATATATCAAGGTTACTGAAGCATTAAATCGTTCAGAAGATATCTCTGCTCTAGAACTAAATATATCTTGTCCTAATGTAAAAGAGGGCGGTGTACAATTTGGAACAGATCCTTCACTTGCGAAAGAAGTAACATTTAAGGTAAAAGAAGCAAGTAATTACCCGGTGTATGTCAAAATGTCTCCAAATGTATCAAATATTGTAGAAATGGCAAAAGCGGTAGCAGATGCTGGTGCAGATGGCTTGTCTATGATTAATACGTTAACAGGTATGCAAATGAACTTAAAGCAGCGAAAACCGATCATTGCCAATAAAACTGGTGGTCTATCAGGACCTGCGATAAAACCGATAGCGATTCGTATGATCTATGAAGTACGCCAATCTCTCGATATTCCGATTATCGGAATGGGTGGAATCATCACAGCAGAAGATGCTTTAGAATTTCTCTTAGCAGGTGCAGATGCCGTGGCAGTAGGAACTGCTAATTTTCAAAATCCACTTGCATGCCCTGATATAATCAATGATTTACCACGTGTATTAAAGCAATATGGATTTGATTCAGTAGAAGACGCAATAGGAAAGGGGCATGTGTAATGGATCAACCATTTTTTCTCGCCTTGGATTTTCGTACAGCAGATGATGTAAAAGCATTTATCGAAAAGCACGATCTTTATGGAGTACCTGTAAAAGTAGGGATGGAATTATTTTATCGTGAAGGCAGGGAAATGATTGATTGGCTAAAAGAAGATAACCATCCGATTTTTTTAGACTTAAAACTTCATGATATTCCCACAACGGTTGAAAAAGCGATGTATAATTTAGCTAACTTAGGGGTTGATATTGTCAACGTCCATGCTTCAGGGGGATCAGAAATGATCAAAGCAGCTAAAAGAGGACTTGAAGCAGGAGCACAGGGCAAGATTCCTAAACTTATTGCGGTAACTGTGTTAACATCCATGGATCAATCGACATTACGAGAGGAATTATATATCAATCAA encodes:
- the carB gene encoding carbamoyl-phosphate synthase large subunit, whose protein sequence is MPKRTDIKKILVIGSGPIVIGQAAEFDYSGTQACQSLKEEGYTVVLANSNPATIMTDHTIADTVYMEPLTVEFLSKIIRKERPDAVLPTLGGQTGLNLAVALDESGILEEYDAELLGTKLDAIQKAEDREKFRTLMNEINEPVPDSQIVNTVEQALDFANEIGYPLIVRPAYTLGGTGGGMCYNEEDLKEITRNGLALSPVNQCLIEKNIAGFKEIEYEVMRDKNDQAIVVCNMENIDPVGIHTGDSIVVAPSQTLSDREYQMLRSASLKIIRALEIEGGCNVQLALDPYSFQYYIIEVNPRVSRSSALASKATGYPIAKIAAKIAIGMTLDEIMNPITGTTYAMYEPALDYVVTKFPRFPFDKFVLGNRTLGTQMKATGEVMAIGRNFEESLLKGIRSLDISGDDFYLAKLEDHSLELLKDRLVHADDERIYVLAEVLRKGISIEEIFQLTKIDRFFLEKLKKIIDFELKLADIPQNLDLLKEAKKLGLSDTHIARIWNVDVDEIYQLRKTENILPVYKMVDTCAAEFESETPYFYSAYEEENESVVTDRRKVLVIGSGPIRIGQGIEFDYATVHSVLALKEAGYEAIIMNSNPETVSTDFSVSDKLYFEPLTLEDVMHVIDLEKPEGVIVQFGGQTAINLAEGLERRGVRILGTPLAAIDTAEDRDKFEQLLQELNIPQPQGKSVRQLDQAKEVASSIGYPVLVRPSYVIGGSQMEIVYSEDELESYLAKTNHIKHKHPVLIDKYLTGIEVEVDAISDGETTIIPGVMEHIERAGVHSGDSIAVYPAQRLSEDIKQKCVDITINIAEKLGVKGLINIQFVVHHNEVYVLEVNPRASRTIPFLSKITGVTMANIATRCIIGESLANMDYQKGLLPEPETVSVKVPVFSFEKLRSVDTMLGPEMKSTGEAIGRDRTLEKALYKGLTASGLKIPMEGAILITIADKDKAEASEIAKRFFELGFHLYATEGTAKTIRELNIPVTEVGKVGAEGKNVISIIEQGEVQVVINTLTSGKKPRSDGFRIRREAVEHGIPCLTSLDTAEAIVNVIDSTTFTAKPAVEGKAIVL
- a CDS encoding dihydroorotate dehydrogenase electron transfer subunit, coding for MITKQLLEIKSHMQIAEDTFEIVLQSPLAKELKPGQFVHIALTNHMLRRPVSVAGIDAQAETFTIIFKIFGEGTRELSKFQTGDSLDVILPCGSYYPIDQLEIDHAMIVGGGIGVPPLYYLAKTLKENGVKVTNILGFQSKNQIFYEEKFQALGDTYIATNDGSYGTKGFVTDIINELNPAFDYFFSCGPTPMLKAVSSQLEGHKGYISLEERMGCGVGTCYACVVPLKEDPSKSKKICKDGPVFSANEVILA
- a CDS encoding dihydroorotate dehydrogenase, whose protein sequence is MNLTTRLPGLTLKNPVMPASGCFGFGKEYSQFYDLSELGAIIVKAATGEARYGNPTPRVAETSSGMLNAIGLQNPGVEKIIDEELPFLRSYDTPVIANVAGSTVEEYIKVTEALNRSEDISALELNISCPNVKEGGVQFGTDPSLAKEVTFKVKEASNYPVYVKMSPNVSNIVEMAKAVADAGADGLSMINTLTGMQMNLKQRKPIIANKTGGLSGPAIKPIAIRMIYEVRQSLDIPIIGMGGIITAEDALEFLLAGADAVAVGTANFQNPLACPDIINDLPRVLKQYGFDSVEDAIGKGHV
- the pyrF gene encoding orotidine-5'-phosphate decarboxylase; this encodes MDQPFFLALDFRTADDVKAFIEKHDLYGVPVKVGMELFYREGREMIDWLKEDNHPIFLDLKLHDIPTTVEKAMYNLANLGVDIVNVHASGGSEMIKAAKRGLEAGAQGKIPKLIAVTVLTSMDQSTLREELYINQSVDDAVKRLAVLTKSSGADGVVCSAHEVPIIKQACGNDFLTVTPGIRLSESNQNDQKRVATPQLAKQNGADYLVIGRSITQAENPKANYKRVVEEWGNA